Proteins encoded within one genomic window of Nonomuraea gerenzanensis:
- a CDS encoding FAD-dependent oxidoreductase produces MNRHDVAIVGAGATGLNAALLLGRARRRVAVIDAGEPRNASAQHLHGYLSRDGLPPSELLELGRAEIARYGVRRSTGSQRRTRPADSQHRTCPRPEP; encoded by the coding sequence ATGAACAGGCATGACGTGGCGATCGTCGGCGCCGGCGCGACCGGGCTGAACGCCGCCCTGCTCCTGGGGCGCGCGCGGCGCAGGGTCGCCGTGATCGACGCGGGGGAGCCGCGCAACGCTTCCGCCCAGCACCTGCACGGCTACCTGTCCCGCGACGGCCTGCCGCCGTCCGAGCTGCTGGAGCTGGGACGGGCCGAGATCGCGCGGTACGGCGTGCGGCGCTCGACAGGCTCGCAGCGCCGCACACGCCCGGCAGACTCGCAGCACCGCACCTGTCCTCGGCCGGAGCCCTGA
- a CDS encoding helix-turn-helix domain-containing protein yields MADRKRPSTAETLAQVGPRLRRIRTQREVSLSALSEATGISKSTLSRLESGQRRPSLELLLPIAEAHQVPLDELVGAPDVGDPRVRCKPVVRNGRTVIPLTAQPGPLQAWKSIIPAEQNQPRPITHEGYEWMYVLSGRVRLVVADHDLVLGPGEAAEFDTRLPHWFGAAGDSPVEVLNLFGRQGERMHVRARPRERAGN; encoded by the coding sequence ATGGCGGACAGGAAGCGACCCTCGACGGCCGAGACGCTGGCGCAGGTGGGCCCCCGGCTCAGGCGCATCCGTACGCAGCGGGAGGTGAGCCTGTCGGCGCTGTCGGAGGCCACCGGCATCTCCAAGAGCACGCTCTCGCGGCTGGAGTCGGGCCAGCGCCGCCCCAGCCTGGAGCTCCTCCTGCCGATCGCGGAGGCGCACCAGGTGCCGCTCGACGAGCTGGTCGGCGCGCCGGACGTGGGCGATCCGCGCGTCCGCTGCAAGCCGGTGGTCCGCAACGGCCGGACGGTGATCCCCCTGACCGCCCAGCCGGGGCCGCTGCAGGCGTGGAAGTCGATCATCCCCGCCGAGCAGAACCAGCCCCGGCCGATCACGCACGAGGGCTATGAGTGGATGTACGTGCTCTCCGGGCGCGTGCGGCTCGTCGTGGCGGATCACGATCTGGTCCTGGGGCCGGGCGAGGCGGCCGAGTTCGACACCCGGCTGCCGCACTGGTTCGGGGCCGCCGGCGACTCTCCGGTGGAGGTGCTGAACCTGTTCGGCCGTCAGGGCGAGCGGATGCACGTACGGGCCAGGCCGCGCGAGCGTGCGGGGAATTGA
- a CDS encoding DUF6879 family protein, producing MLSADEYLDDFWPNFHQLDDVFWKLERIQSFRSRPSWVAMVEGDWDRSLKLVDDGCRPARRRERPAKRVRRRRIRIVEQPITPYLQWEMHLLALRAATVEKVRVLDAGEVAEIEVGRRLPELVVLGTVAMYEVTYDESGRHSGARRIDDREVIAACQGELDKLFERGEEFRPYYEREILPLPAPRVSV from the coding sequence ATGCTGAGTGCGGATGAGTATCTCGACGACTTCTGGCCGAACTTCCACCAGCTCGACGACGTGTTCTGGAAGCTCGAACGCATCCAGAGCTTCCGGAGCCGGCCGAGCTGGGTGGCGATGGTGGAGGGCGACTGGGATCGCTCGCTCAAGCTGGTCGACGACGGGTGCCGGCCGGCCCGCAGACGCGAACGCCCGGCCAAGCGCGTCCGCCGGCGGCGGATCAGGATCGTCGAGCAGCCGATCACGCCCTACCTGCAGTGGGAGATGCACCTCCTGGCGTTGCGGGCGGCGACCGTGGAGAAGGTGCGGGTGCTCGACGCGGGCGAGGTGGCCGAGATCGAGGTGGGGCGGCGGTTGCCGGAGCTGGTCGTGCTGGGCACTGTGGCGATGTACGAGGTGACGTACGACGAGTCGGGCAGGCACAGCGGGGCGCGGCGGATCGACGACCGGGAGGTCATCGCGGCCTGCCAGGGGGAGCTGGACAAGCTGTTCGAGCGGGGGGAGGAGTTCCGGCCGTACTACGAGAGGGAGATCCTGCCGTTGCCCGCTCCCCGGGTCAGCGTCTGA
- a CDS encoding NAD-dependent epimerase/dehydratase family protein, whose product MRGVMGHILVTGATGGIGTALAGALVAAGHRVTAVGPRPTPGTGGAHWR is encoded by the coding sequence ATGAGAGGCGTCATGGGGCACATCCTGGTGACCGGAGCCACCGGAGGCATCGGAACAGCGCTGGCCGGCGCTCTCGTGGCGGCCGGTCACCGGGTGACCGCCGTGGGGCCGAGGCCGACCCCGGGAACCGGCGGCGCACACTGGCGGTGA
- a CDS encoding acyl-CoA dehydrogenase family protein — protein MAIDFTLAPEHEEIRKRIRSFIQGTVVPAMEEVQEGERDQYLRTIFRLRSQAKAEGLWLPHMPKEWGGMGLGHVELAMVQSEAAKTRIGPWVLNCQAPDEGNMHTLLHWATDEQKEKYLRPLLDGVQMSCFAMTEPEVAGSDPTLIRTHAVQDGDEWVINGHKWFISNARRANFAILIARTEQDVPEGSRGANTAFLVDLPNPGWNDVREVETMHGSTGHSEIVIKDLRVPDSAVLGGRGNGHRLGQYRLGPARLAHCMRWISQAETALDMMVDRALNRYSHGSLLAEKQGIQWLIADSAMELYQCKLMVLHAASKIDRGEDFRTEVSMAKHFVANSLNRIVDRAIQVHGALGYSTDTPLANMFQHARWARFADGADEIHQMRIAERTIAAYQATGSTSSATGGLPL, from the coding sequence ATGGCCATCGATTTCACTCTCGCCCCTGAGCACGAGGAGATCCGCAAGCGGATCCGTTCCTTCATCCAGGGCACCGTCGTGCCCGCCATGGAGGAGGTGCAGGAGGGCGAGCGCGACCAGTACCTGCGCACGATCTTCCGCCTGCGCTCCCAGGCCAAGGCGGAGGGGCTGTGGCTGCCCCACATGCCGAAGGAATGGGGTGGCATGGGCCTGGGCCACGTGGAGCTGGCGATGGTGCAGTCGGAGGCCGCCAAGACCCGCATCGGGCCGTGGGTGCTCAACTGCCAGGCCCCCGACGAGGGCAACATGCACACCCTCCTGCACTGGGCGACCGACGAACAGAAGGAGAAGTACCTGCGGCCGCTCCTCGACGGTGTGCAGATGTCCTGCTTCGCCATGACCGAGCCCGAGGTGGCCGGCTCGGACCCCACGCTGATCCGCACGCACGCCGTCCAGGACGGCGACGAGTGGGTCATCAACGGCCACAAGTGGTTCATCTCCAACGCCCGCCGCGCCAACTTCGCCATCCTCATCGCCAGGACGGAGCAGGACGTCCCGGAGGGCTCGCGCGGCGCGAACACCGCCTTCCTGGTCGACCTGCCCAACCCCGGCTGGAACGACGTGCGCGAGGTGGAGACCATGCACGGCTCCACCGGCCACAGCGAGATCGTCATCAAGGACCTGCGGGTCCCCGACAGCGCCGTCCTCGGCGGCCGGGGCAACGGCCACCGCCTGGGCCAGTACCGCCTCGGCCCGGCCCGGCTGGCCCACTGCATGCGGTGGATCTCGCAGGCGGAGACGGCGCTGGACATGATGGTCGACCGCGCGCTCAACCGCTACAGCCACGGCTCCCTGCTGGCCGAGAAGCAGGGCATCCAGTGGCTGATCGCCGACTCGGCCATGGAGCTGTACCAGTGCAAGCTGATGGTGCTGCACGCCGCTTCCAAGATCGACCGGGGGGAGGACTTCCGTACGGAGGTGTCGATGGCCAAGCACTTCGTGGCCAACAGCCTCAACCGGATCGTGGACCGCGCGATCCAGGTGCACGGCGCCCTCGGTTACTCGACGGACACTCCGCTGGCGAACATGTTCCAGCACGCCCGCTGGGCCCGCTTCGCCGACGGCGCCGACGAGATCCACCAGATGCGCATCGCCGAGCGCACGATCGCCGCCTACCAGGCGACCGGCTCCACCAGCTCCGCCACCGGCGGCCTGCCCCTCTGA
- a CDS encoding ABC transporter ATP-binding protein, which yields MAGSGSAHLRPRDEVLLRVEDLVVEFPAGRGRTVSAVSGVSFDLMRGETLGIVGESGCGKSSAARALVQLPPPRSGSVRLDGLELTALRGEALRMTRQRLQMIFQDPISSLNPRRRVRDIVGEGPRVWHLPGDRVDEVLEAVGLDPVTAAERRPHEFSGGQCQRISIARALILDPEVVICDEPVSALDVSVQAQILGLLEDLKARYRLTLVFIAHDLAVVKNVSDRIMVMYLGKVCELAPSDDLIGRPAHPYTRALIASIPGGGLDLPPADTLISGEPPSPVDPPSGCRFRTRCPRAAARCAEEEPQIRQIGDDHWLACHFPVKE from the coding sequence GTGGCCGGTAGCGGAAGCGCGCACCTGCGTCCCCGTGACGAGGTGCTGCTGCGGGTGGAGGATCTGGTCGTGGAGTTCCCCGCCGGCCGGGGCCGCACCGTGAGCGCGGTCTCCGGAGTGAGCTTCGACCTGATGCGCGGCGAGACGCTGGGCATCGTCGGCGAGTCCGGCTGCGGCAAGTCCAGCGCCGCCCGCGCCCTGGTCCAGCTCCCGCCGCCACGCTCGGGCTCGGTCAGGCTGGACGGCCTGGAGCTGACCGCGTTGCGCGGCGAGGCCCTGCGGATGACCCGCCAGCGCCTCCAGATGATCTTCCAGGACCCCATCTCCTCGCTCAACCCGCGCCGCCGCGTCCGCGACATCGTCGGCGAGGGCCCCCGCGTCTGGCACCTGCCGGGCGACCGCGTGGACGAGGTCCTGGAGGCGGTCGGCCTCGACCCGGTGACGGCGGCCGAGCGCAGGCCGCACGAGTTCTCCGGCGGGCAGTGCCAGCGCATCTCCATCGCCAGGGCCCTGATCCTGGACCCCGAGGTGGTGATCTGCGACGAGCCGGTCTCGGCGCTGGACGTCTCGGTGCAGGCACAGATCCTCGGCCTGCTGGAGGACCTGAAGGCCCGCTACCGGCTCACCCTCGTCTTCATCGCCCACGACCTGGCCGTGGTGAAGAACGTCAGCGACCGCATCATGGTCATGTACCTGGGCAAGGTGTGCGAGCTGGCGCCGAGCGACGACCTGATCGGCCGGCCCGCGCACCCGTATACCCGGGCCCTGATCGCCTCCATCCCCGGCGGCGGTCTGGACCTGCCTCCCGCCGACACCCTGATCAGCGGCGAGCCTCCCTCACCCGTCGATCCGCCCTCCGGGTGCCGCTTCCGTACGCGGTGCCCGCGCGCGGCGGCGAGATGCGCGGAGGAGGAGCCGCAGATCCGGCAGATCGGCGACGACCACTGGCTCGCCTGCCATTTTCCCGTTAAGGAGTAG
- a CDS encoding dipeptide/oligopeptide/nickel ABC transporter permease/ATP-binding protein, with the protein MRRRLRRSLGLGVWLAAGWIGLVLLAALLADLLPFARYDETLAGPPQSGPSAAHPFGTDGLGRDVLSRVVYGARVSLGVGIGAVLLGLGIGAPLGILAGYRRRAADAVIMAVNDVAQAFPALVFALAVVAFAGANLRNVLIVLGVLGVPSWVRLIRGATLTFAEREFVLAARVLGTRDRRILWREIVPNVAVPAASYAFIGMAVVVVAEGSLAFLGLSVQAPTPTWGGLINEGRTIMETAPHVVLAPSIVMFLTVLSFNLVGDRLRAMTDVREIGLEPVRQAAATPMPTATHAIHDTLLQAEELRTHFVTPRGVVKAVDGVSFTLDRGRTLAIVGESGSGKSMLIRSILGLLPGTSVRGGHVYLSGDDLTTYSPAEMRSVLGRRLGTVFQDPMTALNPVRTIGTQVMEPLRVHLRMSRRQARAEAVQLLASVGIPDPARMLRRYPHQLSGGMRQRVTIAMALSCRPDVLFADEPTTALDVTIQDQVLRLLHRLREERDMAVVLVSHDLSVVAEWADEVIVMYAGKVVERGPAAQVFERPRMPYTESLLQAAPRLTDPVHHRLRVIPGRPPDLAHLPPGCAFRARCPYAQERCELEAPPLFEDGPHHHQYACWYPRQTRDSEPADVESGVESRGR; encoded by the coding sequence GTGCGTAGGCGGCTGCGTCGATCTCTGGGCCTCGGGGTCTGGCTGGCGGCCGGCTGGATCGGGCTGGTGCTGCTCGCCGCGCTGCTGGCCGACCTCCTGCCGTTCGCCCGCTACGACGAGACGCTCGCCGGGCCGCCGCAGTCGGGGCCCAGCGCCGCGCACCCCTTCGGCACCGACGGGCTCGGCCGCGACGTGCTCAGCCGGGTCGTGTACGGGGCCCGCGTCTCGCTCGGCGTCGGCATCGGCGCCGTGCTGCTCGGCCTGGGCATCGGCGCGCCGCTCGGCATCCTGGCCGGCTACCGGCGGCGGGCCGCGGACGCGGTCATCATGGCGGTCAACGACGTGGCGCAGGCGTTCCCCGCGCTGGTGTTCGCGCTGGCCGTGGTGGCCTTCGCGGGCGCGAACCTGCGCAACGTGCTCATCGTCCTCGGCGTGCTCGGCGTGCCCTCCTGGGTGCGGCTTATCAGGGGCGCCACCCTCACCTTCGCCGAGCGCGAGTTCGTGCTGGCCGCGCGCGTGCTCGGCACCCGCGACCGGCGCATCCTGTGGCGCGAGATCGTGCCGAACGTGGCCGTGCCCGCGGCCTCGTACGCCTTCATCGGGATGGCCGTGGTCGTGGTCGCCGAGGGCAGCCTGGCCTTCCTCGGCCTGTCCGTCCAGGCGCCCACGCCGACCTGGGGCGGGCTGATCAACGAGGGCCGCACGATCATGGAGACCGCGCCGCACGTGGTGCTGGCCCCGTCGATCGTGATGTTCCTGACCGTGCTGTCGTTCAACCTGGTGGGCGACCGGCTGCGGGCGATGACCGACGTACGCGAGATCGGCCTGGAGCCGGTACGCCAGGCCGCCGCCACCCCGATGCCGACCGCCACCCACGCCATCCACGACACCCTGCTGCAGGCCGAGGAGCTGCGCACGCACTTCGTCACGCCGCGCGGCGTCGTCAAGGCCGTGGACGGCGTCTCCTTCACCCTCGACCGCGGCCGCACCCTGGCCATCGTCGGCGAGTCGGGGTCGGGCAAGTCCATGCTGATCCGCTCCATCCTGGGCCTGCTGCCCGGCACCTCGGTCAGGGGCGGCCACGTGTACCTGTCGGGCGACGACCTGACCACCTACAGCCCCGCGGAGATGCGCTCCGTGCTCGGCCGGCGGCTCGGGACCGTCTTCCAGGACCCGATGACGGCGCTGAACCCCGTCCGCACGATCGGCACCCAGGTGATGGAGCCGCTGCGGGTGCACCTGCGCATGTCGCGCAGGCAGGCCCGCGCCGAGGCCGTGCAGCTGCTCGCCTCGGTCGGCATCCCCGACCCCGCCCGCATGCTGCGCCGCTACCCGCACCAGCTCTCCGGCGGGATGCGGCAGCGGGTGACGATCGCGATGGCGCTGTCGTGCCGGCCCGACGTGCTGTTCGCCGACGAGCCCACCACCGCGCTGGACGTGACCATCCAGGACCAGGTGCTGCGGCTGCTGCACCGGCTGCGCGAGGAGCGCGACATGGCCGTGGTGCTGGTCAGCCACGACCTGTCGGTGGTCGCCGAGTGGGCGGACGAGGTGATCGTCATGTACGCGGGCAAGGTGGTGGAGCGGGGCCCCGCCGCGCAGGTGTTCGAGCGTCCCCGGATGCCGTACACCGAGTCGCTGCTCCAGGCCGCGCCCCGGCTCACCGACCCGGTGCACCACCGGCTGCGCGTCATCCCCGGCCGGCCGCCGGACCTGGCGCACCTGCCGCCGGGGTGCGCGTTCCGGGCGCGGTGCCCGTACGCGCAGGAGCGGTGCGAGCTGGAGGCGCCGCCCCTGTTCGAGGACGGCCCGCACCACCACCAGTACGCCTGCTGGTATCCCAGGCAGACGCGCGACAGCGAGCCGGCGGACGTCGAGTCAGGAGTTGAGAGCCGTGGCCGGTAG
- a CDS encoding ABC transporter permease: MIVLHRLVRLLVVLLVVTFLSFALLNLLPGDPVTQILGLSATEESRAQLRQELGLDEPLLVRYLDWLAGLGVGDFGNSYITRMPVGVELAERLPVTLELLVAAQIVALGLAIPVGVAAARRAGRALDQVLTALSFALLSTPVFVLGVLLILVFAVNWQVLPATGWTSISVDLGWNLTSVILPAITLGCGQFAVYARLLRTDLIATLQEDYITLARARGLSPRRILWRHALRPSAITLITAIGLNLGALIGGTVIIETLFGLPGVGRLIVDSIFSRDYLTVQGGVVLISVGYVVVNFAVDLVYAAVDPRIRRA; this comes from the coding sequence GTGATCGTCCTCCACCGGCTGGTCCGGCTCCTGGTGGTGCTGCTCGTGGTGACGTTCCTGTCGTTCGCCCTGCTCAACCTGCTGCCCGGTGACCCGGTCACGCAGATCCTGGGCCTGTCGGCGACCGAGGAGTCCCGCGCGCAGCTCCGCCAGGAGCTCGGGCTCGACGAGCCGCTGCTGGTGCGCTACCTCGACTGGCTCGCCGGCCTGGGCGTCGGCGACTTCGGCAACTCCTACATCACCCGGATGCCCGTCGGCGTGGAGCTGGCCGAACGACTGCCCGTCACGCTGGAGCTGCTGGTCGCGGCGCAGATCGTGGCGCTCGGCCTGGCGATCCCGGTGGGCGTGGCCGCCGCCCGCCGCGCCGGGCGCGCCCTCGACCAGGTGCTCACGGCGCTCAGCTTCGCGTTGCTGTCCACGCCCGTGTTCGTGCTCGGGGTGCTGCTGATCCTCGTCTTCGCCGTCAACTGGCAGGTGCTGCCCGCGACCGGCTGGACCTCCATCTCGGTCGATCTGGGGTGGAACCTCACCTCCGTGATCCTGCCGGCGATCACGCTGGGGTGCGGGCAGTTCGCGGTGTACGCGCGGCTGCTGCGTACCGATCTGATCGCCACCCTCCAGGAGGACTACATCACGCTGGCACGCGCCCGCGGCCTGTCACCGCGGCGCATCCTGTGGCGGCACGCGCTGCGCCCCTCCGCGATCACCCTGATCACCGCCATCGGCCTCAACCTGGGCGCGCTCATCGGCGGCACCGTGATCATCGAGACCCTCTTCGGCCTGCCCGGCGTCGGGCGGCTCATCGTCGACTCCATCTTTTCCCGCGACTACCTGACGGTTCAGGGAGGCGTCGTGCTGATCTCGGTCGGCTACGTGGTCGTGAACTTCGCGGTGGACCTGGTGTACGCCGCCGTGGACCCCAGGATCCGTCGTGCGTAG